In Phycisphaerae bacterium RAS2, the DNA window GACCAGCGCCTCGTTCTTGACCAGCACCACGTCGTCCAGCTTGTCCGTCGTGAAGGACAAGTCCGCCTGCAGACCGTGGAGCTTCTCAAGGTCCTTGCCGACCAGTCGCACGCGCACGTTGAATGCAAGGGCGTTGTTGATCTTCTGGGTCTCGGGGTCGATCAGCTCGATCACGCCCTGGAAGTCCTCGGATCGATACGCTTCCACCGTCACCGACACGATGCGATTCGTCATCTTGTCGACGACTTCCTGCGCTCGCGCCTCGTACTCCGCGGCCGCCAGCTTGGTCGTCGTGCCCGGCCGGGCATAGTCGGGCGCGATCTCGCGAATCGCACCGATGTCCGCCTCGTCCACTTGCGCGATGACGAACATGGCGCTCACATCAGCCAGCACCATCAACGGCGTGCCGCCGGTGAAGCTTTGCGTGCCGCTCTGAATCGCCTCGCCTTCCTTCACCTGGATCGAATAGACCATTCCGGCGGACTTCGCCTTCACGACCGTTTCATCCAGCCGCAGCTGCGCTTCGTCGAGCGCCTTTTGTGCGGCGCGAAGCGTCGCCTCGGCCTGTACCACATCCTGTTGAGCGCTGTCGAGAACGATTCGCTCGTTGTTCTTCGCCTGTTGCAGGCGCGTCTTGGCCATCTCCAAGGCGGCCTTGGCCTTCTCAAACGACGACTTGGTCTGCACGACTTCGACATCGCCGGCGACGTTGTCCTTCTGATAGCCCTGCATCTTGTTCCATTGGAACTCCGCCTGCTCGTACATGGCCTGCGCATCGACAACCTGCGCCTGCGCCAGCATCGTCTGCAGCGGCAGGTCCAATTTCTGATTCTCAAGGGCGATCTTGGCTTTGTCGTGTGCCGAACGCGCCCGGTCCAGGTCGGCCTGTCGCGATTCCACGTTGCGCTTCTCGTCAACGGGGTCAAGCTGAATCAGCACGTCGCCCTCTTTGACCATCTGGCCTTCGACGACGGGGATTTCCTGAACGATGCCGCCGGCCTTGCTCTTGATCGTGATCAATCGCTTGGCCTCAACCGTGCCCGTCGCGGTGACGGGAATCACGAGGCTGCCCTTGGTCGCCGGCTCCTGCAGGCCGTCGAGCGCGGAGATCGACAGCGACATGTTCGAAATGCTCACCGCGCCGACGATCATCACAATGACCGCGAGGGATATTCCTACAATCGTCCACTTCTTGGCATTCATTCTCGTTAAGCCTTGAGCCGCTACCCCATCCGAGCCGCGACCATCAGGGAGCGGGTTCTCTTCAGGTCTCACACCTCGGTTCTCACGCCTTGTACGGCCGGTGCTCCATTCCAAAATCCTTCGCCACGGCCGCGTTCGTCACGTAGCCCCGATAGACTTCCATGCCATCCGCCAGTCCCGGATCGGCCGCCAGCGCAGCTTTATACCCCATGTTAGCCAGCCGAATTGCATACGGCATGGTCGCGTTGGTCAGCGCAATCGTACTGGTCCGCCCCACGGCGCCGGGCATGTTCGCCACGCCGTAATGAACGACATCTTCGACGATGTAAGTCGGCTCCTGGTGCGTGGTCGGACGAATCGTCTCGCAGCAGCCGCCCTGATCGACGCCGACATCCACGATCACCGCGCCGGGCTTCATCAGTTTGAGATAATCGCGCGGGATCAACATTGGACACTTCGCGCCGGGGATCAGCACC includes these proteins:
- the emrA_1 gene encoding Multidrug export protein EmrA encodes the protein MNAKKWTIVGISLAVIVMIVGAVSISNMSLSISALDGLQEPATKGSLVIPVTATGTVEAKRLITIKSKAGGIVQEIPVVEGQMVKEGDVLIQLDPVDEKRNVESRQADLDRARSAHDKAKIALENQKLDLPLQTMLAQAQVVDAQAMYEQAEFQWNKMQGYQKDNVAGDVEVVQTKSSFEKAKAALEMAKTRLQQAKNNERIVLDSAQQDVVQAEATLRAAQKALDEAQLRLDETVVKAKSAGMVYSIQVKEGEAIQSGTQSFTGGTPLMVLADVSAMFVIAQVDEADIGAIREIAPDYARPGTTTKLAAAEYEARAQEVVDKMTNRIVSVTVEAYRSEDFQGVIELIDPETQKINNALAFNVRVRLVGKDLEKLHGLQADLSFTTDKLDDVVLVKNEALVSEGRDCYVYIPWRPNSRARWDEKKVSVKIGKTDGTFTEIVSGIKAGDPVWVKRPVKTEREKAQQQG